The sequence below is a genomic window from Dehalococcoidia bacterium.
GGAAGCGAAGGGAGAGGCCCGCCCACCGCCGCGCGAACTCGGCCAAGAGCCTCTCCTCGGTGCGCTCCTCCGGCTGTAGCAGGAAGAGGGCAGCGATGACGTTGTGTACGCAGGTACCTACGGTGTCCTGCGGGCGGAGCCGCGGCCTGAGGCTGTCCACATACTGGTAGCGGTAACGCAGGCGGCAGAGGCGGAAGGTCCGGGCCTTCATGGGGGAGAGACGGAAGACCCTTCCTGGTCTCTTATCCTTCAAGGCCCCTCCACCGCTCCCCGTAGGTGCTCCAACCCTAGGACCTGGCCACCCCGCCCCAACCGCACCAACAGCACGTCGATGCGGGGCTGGGCCTGACAGCCCGTCTCCTGCATATAGCTTAAGACGGCGCGCACCAGACGTCGTCGCTTCCGGGGGGTGATGGCCTCGGCAGGGGTTCCCATGGCCTCTGAGCGCCGCCCCTTCACCTCCACGAACACCAGCTCATGGCCATCGCGGGCCACCACATCGATCTCCCCCTCGGGGGTGCGACGGTTCCGTTCCAGGACCTCCCAGCCTAAGGCCGCGAGGTAGGCCACAGCCGCCTCCTCCGCCTGGCGCCCCAGGGCCCTGTCCCCCCTCCCCTCCAGAAAGGAGAGGCGGTGGATGGGCGAAGGGCCAAGACGGCGCACCGCCTCCCAGTGGGCAGACGTCCCATACCCCTTGTGGCGGCGGAAACCATATCCCGGGTAGAGGGCGTCCAGCTCGGCCATGAGCCGGTCCCTCTCCACCTTGGCCACGATAGAGGCACAGGCCACGCTGAGGGAACGGGCATCCCCTCCCACCAACGGCACCTGTCGACACCTAAGGCCAGGAAGGGCCCAGGGCCCGTCCACCAGCACCGCCTGGGGGAGCGACGGCAGGCTGGCCACCGCCTGCGCCATAGCCGTTAAAGAGGCCACATGGATGCCCACCCGGTCTATCTCCTCCGGGGGCACCTGGGCCACGGCCACCATCAAGGCCTCCC
It includes:
- a CDS encoding ribonuclease HII gives rise to the protein MTGRPSLELERELWREGMGLVAGVDEAGRGCLAGPVMAAAVVLPPFPSFPWLALVRDSKALSPRSREELWAHIRREALMVAVAQVPPEEIDRVGIHVASLTAMAQAVASLPSLPQAVLVDGPWALPGLRCRQVPLVGGDARSLSVACASIVAKVERDRLMAELDALYPGYGFRRHKGYGTSAHWEAVRRLGPSPIHRLSFLEGRGDRALGRQAEEAAVAYLAALGWEVLERNRRTPEGEIDVVARDGHELVFVEVKGRRSEAMGTPAEAITPRKRRRLVRAVLSYMQETGCQAQPRIDVLLVRLGRGGQVLGLEHLRGAVEGP